Below is a window of Janthinobacterium lividum DNA.
GTCGAAGATCAGCACGTCGGGCAGGGACTGCGCCGCCTGCAGCGGTTCGAGCGTTTCGCCGCCTGCGTTGATCTCGTCGAGCCGATTGCGGCTGCGCAGCAGCCGCCCCAGTTCGGACAGCGTTTTTTCATCCCTGGAATTGATGGCGATTTTCACGATATGCCTTGCTTGTTCTGTGGTGACGATGCCAGGTTCACTGGCGCGCCCCGACGCCGATGGTAAAGGCGGCCGCTTGCGGCGCGGGCGCGGCAAAGCTTTTCTGATACGCCGCGTAGGCGGCTTGGGCGGCCTTGCCGTCCATGCCGGCCACGGGGTCGCGGTTCGCGCCCGCCTGCGGCGACAGCACTTGCCGCAGGCGCAGTTGCTCGACGCTGTGGCCGAACTGGCGGTCCAGGTTCGGGGTGGCGGCGCAGCCGCTGGCGGCCAGGGCGGCCAGCAGCACGGAAAGAGAAAGGGAATGCTGCATGATGTGCTCCTATTGAATGTCCGGGCCGGCTGGCGCTGTCTGCGTGGCCGCTTCCTGCCGTGGCCGTGGCGCGGCGGCGCCTTCCATTTTTCCTTGCAAGAAGAACTCGCCGCGGCTGGGCGCCACATAGGCGTCGGTCGGCAACACGATGTCGCCGTCGAGCGCGCTGTCGAGCGGCTTGACCAGGTGCGGCGTGATGATGAACACCAGCTCGGTACGGTCGGTCTGGAAATCGCTGCTGCGGAACAGCGCGCCCAACACGGGAATCTCGCCCAGGAAGGGCAAGGCCTTGATATTGGTCGTCACATTGTTCTTGATCAAGCCGCCAACGGCAAAACTCTGCCCATCGAACAGCTGCACCGTGGTGGTGGTGCGCCGCGTGGTAAAGGCCGGCAGCACCGCATTGGCGGCGGCGCCCCCGCCGGTGGTGATGCCGATGCCTTCGCGGTTCAGCTCCGACACTTCCGGCGCCACCTTCAGGTTGATGCGTCCGCCCTCCAGCACGGTGGGCGTGAATTTGACGGCAATGCCGAATTCCTTTTCCTCCAGCGTGATCTTGTTGGTGGTGCTGTCTTGCGCGACCGGAATGAAAATCTTGCCGCCCGCCAGGAAACTGGCTTCCTGGCCGCTGATGGCCATGATGTTCGGTTCGGCCAGCACCTTGACCAGGCCGTCGCGCTTTTGCGCATCGAGCGTCAGCCCGTTGCCATTCTTGCCGTGCACGGCGCCCAGCTGGCTGGGATTGCCGCTGAGCAGGTTCGACAGCAGGCCGTAAGTCCAGTTGCCGCGCGTGCCGCTGATGCCCACGCTGGCGCCCAGCTGGTCGACCAGGGTTTTCGACACTTCGGCGATTTTCACTTCCAGCATGACCTGTTGCGGCGCCGCGATCGACAGCATATTGATGACCTTGACGCCGCCGGCCGCACTGGCGGCGCCGTCGGCCGGAGCGGCCGCTTCGCCGGCGCCGCGCTGCGCATAGGCTTGCGCCATCTCCAGAATCTGGCTAGCCTTGACGCTGTCGCTTACCTGCCCCGACAGCACGATGCTGCCGCCGGCCGCGCCGGCCTTGACGGCGCGCTCGCCAGGGAAGACATAGGCCAGCTGTGCCTGCAAGCCCTCGACATCGATCTCGACTTCAATATCGACGATCACGGGGCGCTGCTGCCGGTCCCACAGGATCAGGTTGGTGCTGCCCGGGGCCAGGCCCCAGACGAACAGCTGGCTGGACGAGCCCAGCATCCTGGCGCCGGCCACCCGCGGATCGTTGACGGCGATCTGCGACACCGGCAGGCTCAGGCTGCGCAAGGTGGACTTGCCCACGGCGATGCGCACGGGCGCGCCCAGGCGGGCGATATCGGCGCCCAGCGACATGGCCGGCGCCGCGACTGGCGACATGACGGCCTGCCTGGCCGGCGCCGCCGCGATGGCGCTGCCCGGCCAGGCCAGGCCTGCCGCCGCGCCGCCCAGCGCCAGGGCCAGGCGCATGCCCGCACTCGAGGCGTGCTTACGAAATTTGTTCATCGATCATCCTTGCTCGCTTGCCTGCTGATTTTTAAAATTGCTGGACGCTCGTATCCATGCCCTTGATGACGGTGATGCTGTCGCGCGCAGGAGCGCGTGCCGGGG
It encodes the following:
- a CDS encoding type II and III secretion system protein family protein — protein: MNKFRKHASSAGMRLALALGGAAAGLAWPGSAIAAAPARQAVMSPVAAPAMSLGADIARLGAPVRIAVGKSTLRSLSLPVSQIAVNDPRVAGARMLGSSSQLFVWGLAPGSTNLILWDRQQRPVIVDIEVEIDVEGLQAQLAYVFPGERAVKAGAAGGSIVLSGQVSDSVKASQILEMAQAYAQRGAGEAAAPADGAASAAGGVKVINMLSIAAPQQVMLEVKIAEVSKTLVDQLGASVGISGTRGNWTYGLLSNLLSGNPSQLGAVHGKNGNGLTLDAQKRDGLVKVLAEPNIMAISGQEASFLAGGKIFIPVAQDSTTNKITLEEKEFGIAVKFTPTVLEGGRINLKVAPEVSELNREGIGITTGGGAAANAVLPAFTTRRTTTTVQLFDGQSFAVGGLIKNNVTTNIKALPFLGEIPVLGALFRSSDFQTDRTELVFIITPHLVKPLDSALDGDIVLPTDAYVAPSRGEFFLQGKMEGAAAPRPRQEAATQTAPAGPDIQ